CTTGCCTTTTATTTGGGCTTTACTGATGTTTTATGAATTGTGCAAGTTGCCTTGAGAAGGGTTGTGTTTCCAACATTGAAATGATCTAGAAGAATTGTGAAGAAAATGAAGGAATTCTAAGAGAGTGGATGAGCAGTTGTGTGCAAATGAACTTTATATTTGTACCTGTGTGTGTTTTCAACCCCCCTGTAACAaacacttactcactcactcactcactcactcactcactcactcactcactcacatatCTTGATTTTGGAGCTTTGGACAGGCCTAAAAGCTAAAATAATTGGGACTGAATTGTCAGAAGAAATGTCCACCTGGTTCCGTTTCAAGCCAGGAGAAAAACACTGGAAACCTGGAgcctgattggaaagatggtttaatgatgaaaCAGAACCACATGGGTTCTGGatagctgaccacatggagttgagaggGGGGGGTATTTATACTTAACTTGGGCTTTGTAAttgaacttcctgttcctgtgcaagaacaaaTGTTCTATTAGTTGttgtaggggtcatagctggctctgtAGGTAGTCTGAGCTCTCAGGTTTAGTTGAAGTTTGGACCCTGATGTAATGTTCTTAAGAAATTGTGCAATGTAGTGAGTTCTGTGTCTTAGTGGGTTAATCACATTATGTCCTGGAATGccatattctgcctttttaatatttctcaaaacatTTTATTCTTTTAGGAGAGGGGTGTATGCTAACTTTCTACACTATCATATTGACATTAAAAGGAATGTGTGACTCTGGGCGTACTTTATATATTATGATTAGGTGGATCTTCTTTGAATTTTAAGTTTTATTTAGTTTCTTCTGCATTTCTTTCAAAAATTATTCAGAAATTAAATGTTTGTGATTTGGTAGTTTATCACTGAATTTTGACAGTAGGATCTCCAAACGTTCTGAAGTTTATAAAGACCAGCTTTAAATGTTATTGATTTGGAGAAAGTTCTTATTTACCTGTAACTCTTAATAATTTGGGTACCCagtcagtgaagggttaccaaaatttttactaccacactgtgggcatggcttatgcaggaccccctgcattttctttcaacatatttcagtgcaaattgggtgctctggggtggagctccatttttgctactgcacTGCATTCCCcgctgtccgggcagtagcccacccctgtacccAGTCCACAATGTCAGAAAATTCTTCCTGTTCATTCTCTTTTTCATAATATCATTTAAAGGCCCCTGGATCTTTCTTATACTTTTGCTTTTGCCCATGAAACAGAGTTTCTCCATAGTGTCACTGTCCAAACAGTTCTTGGGAGAATTGCTTTACGAGCCTTGCTGCACTCACACAATCATTTATTTAAGTACCACTAGTATCTCCTCCTCAATGCCCTTTCAGAGAAGGTGATCTAGCCAATTCAACTCTGGCATCACTGGGACTAGCATCAGAAGGAAGCTAAGCCTCCATAGTTCAGTTTCTATCTTTTGTACTTCTGTATTCTCAGCAGCCATTCTTTTTCTCTATATCCCTCACGCATTTGGCATAGATGTAGAAGGAAGATGTGTGGAAGGTATTGCAACAGTCTTAAAAAGAGGTAAAGAGAGAATGGGACTATGGAAGAAAGCAGGGGTGTTTTCCAGTAATGACTAATGATGGTTTTCCAAACTCCTAAGCTCTTTTAAGATCAAGTTATTTGAGAAGAAATTAGGGCCTTTTATGTGCCAGGTTCACTTCATCCCATCCTTAAAaccataaaatataatacaagtaAAACTCATAGCTCATTTAGAAAGAATATGCTAGCTTATAGGTTCTAAAGAGGCCACCATCAAACCACTAAATGCAAAATTAAGCAGAAATATTTGTTTAAGGCTGTCATTAAAATGACAGTATTAATGCTGGGTTGTCATTGGAAATAACCAATCTAGCCATTAAcactaaattattataattatattggattaaaaaattttaaaataggaaaatacTGTGCTCTCAGCATGGCTATCATGAAAACCTGAAAGACTCTGACATCTGAAAACTTCTCTTTGTAACTAAGCCAATAATTTCACATTCCCTAAACTTTGATATATGAAATACgtaacaaaaacaaaatagaaaCGCAGCCTTGGGAATCCTTTGTCAGTTAAGAAGCCTGTTAATACTTggaattttcttattttatttctacTATCCcagatatttacattttttgaatttttatttgcatattgcattttttTCACAGTCACAAAATTAATCCTATAATGAAGACGTTGCCACCCCACTGTTCCCCAGATATGCTAAACTATGATTTCCAACCTCAACCTTAACCATCACAGCTATTGGTTTGTAGTACAGGAGCTATATGACATAAGATCTGATTCATATTTGATTGTCAACTCCTACCATAGTAACATATTAATGTTGCACTGATCTTTGCAAactttttcatttatttgttgcatttacTTTCtgtgacaaatttatttatttatttatttgtttgtttgatttttttatgccgcccttctccttagactcagggcggcttacaacatgttagtaatagtactttttaacagagacagcatattgcccccaaaatccgggtcctcattttacccaccttggaagaatggaaggctgaatcaaccttgagccggtgatgagatttgaactgctgacctgcagatctaggagTCAGCTtttgtggcctgcagtactgcgctctacccactgcaccacctcggctctccCAAATGTTTTCCTTTCAATGAAATTTAATTCTGGGATTCTAAGGGGGAAAATCCTTCATATTTCAACCAAAGTAAACCTTTGTATGGTGGCTTGATCACAATAGAATGTGCTTGCTAGCATAAGTCATTGAGACTGATTTGTTTGCTGGATCTATCAGGCAGGGCATTTGACAGGCCCAGAAGAGGTAATATCTGTTTCTAATAGGATTGACTCCTCATATACATGCTTAGCTGAGAGCAGGTTTTGCCAACCTTGTGTCTTCCAGCTGTCTTTGAATTCCCCGAGTCAGCAGGGCCTACAGCCAAGTTGATAAGAAATTCTGAGTGGTACTATTTACAATGTACCCAACTTTTCCACTCCTGTGAAAATAAGCAAGGTGATAGGTTGATTTAAAAGAATCTGTATGGCCACCCATCTTTAACTCAACTTTGGgtactcacaacaataaaacaaataacTGTAAAATTATAAACCAAAGAACTATTGAATCATAAGCAAAAGCACGGCATCTGAAATCATCAGTTTAGGATGCCCCCACAAGCAACTCCAGctatttccattctattccagaGTCTGGGTGAAAACCAAGTTTTGATGCCCTTCCAAAAGGCTGAAATTCTTCTGAGCTCCCACTAGTTGGCAAGATTTCAGGGAATAGATCTGGATGCAgagatgaaatgctcctggttcgcccATGCCTATCAGTCATCAGAAAGCTGGTTGCGAAAGGAGCATGAGGCTCTGTCCATCCACCAGGACGtcaccatttggattcttttaccctctgcacatgccagGAATGCTTTGCGCAtctgcagagggtaaaagacccCAAATAgtggtgtctgggcaggtgggcggagcctcatgcttccTTCACGACTGGCTCTCTGGCACAAGTGATCCGGGAAAATCCTGCCTGGAGGGTGCCTATCCTATGAGATCTGATAGAATGGCAGATAGTTTCAGAAAACAAATAGgtttaataaagaaaaatacagaAGTGGGAAAAAGCTGGCAGTAGAATTTTGGAAATTTAAATCCCACATAAGGAGTTAGGAGGGTTTATTTTTAATTGGTGCACACTAGCaatttttcttaatatttaacattcttTCGTGCCTTTGGAAGCCAGCTTCTTGTGATCTTATCAGCACCAAGGAAAGGTTCAACATTAACAATGTAAGGTGAAAAAGAAGGATAACTAGCAATTACTGATACGTATCCCTGCAGCTATTCATTTAGGGGACCTCTCCTTAGGGATTAAAATAACAGAAGCATAAAACTGCAAAGATTTCTCTTCTTCTAAAAAAGAAAGCTGTTCTTTTAAAATGTCAGTACTGGATGGTGATTGTCTTAACAGTAACATAAAGGGACATGTCTAGATTGGCAAATAGATTTTTCTTTGATAAGATGTGGCCCTCCCCTGATTATTTCCGTACTGTTAGCTATATACTTGGGGGCTAGTTAACTGAGCCTAGTTTGCAAACTTCCTTTTTGTTTGAACCAAACATGTTTCAGatgaaattcattcattcacttgctgttattgaaaaacaaaacaaaaacaattacCATTAAGGCTTTTCATCCTTCTGAACATCTGGAGAAACCAACTGTGGTATTGAAAGTTGGCTTGATAATCAAAGCACGATGGGTGAAGATTATTCTCTCCAAGTTCTTTCATAGCAGACTTTTCTCCATTTACTAGTCAAAAGATCTTTACAATATTTTGAAGTTCACACactccatttcattttttaaaagttgctaTTTTTTGTCTCAAATTGTTTCACAAAGCCTATGCAGCAAATAATAATTCAAGGCAGTAAGAACAAATggattcttcatttttttttagaGTTCTAATGctattattaacaatataaatataaattgaatCAGCAAGTATCCATTTTCAGCTATGGTGGGTTTacttcagaggtgggttgctcctgtatATAGAGCCAGCTGGCCTCGCCTCCAAACTGGCTCAGTAGCATTGTAGGCGCCACCAACCTGgttttggcttctgtacatgtacagaagctgttgtttgcttctgctcatgcgcagaatcaGGTTTTCAGCACTTTCACCCTCTCACAATGTGGGGGAAGAAGTCAACtggtggcgaggtaagttagaacccacaccTGGGTAACTTATTTTGTTTTCCCCTATGAAGTGTACAGAAGTATCAAGAAAAACAGGCAATTATATGTATCTTTCCTGATATACACATTGGAAATCATAGTACTGTAGTTTCTCTCTGTGTGCACTTGTGACAAATAttcatttgcagcagaggcggagtaacgacacggacacaagagctggatttaaactgggtcatttttattaattaaatttgcataatttagtaagataaattagcataaattagcataaattaactataaccctaacaaggacccgcagggtcaaacaattgcttccggggtggaaaatgacgtcagaaaaacttccggggcaacttatgggtgtagctccatgctgatccaggtgaggggccacgccctcacctgagtcactgccatgcacctgcatgtgggaggtcccaccttctaacccctacaaggggaaggaaatgggcaggacccaaagacaggttccccccaattgctcaggtcgcttccaccatgagcctttggagagaacctgtcaatcatccccaaagatgcccaacggagaacacgcagttgctaaaccaccacccagttttccgcccctaacctgcctacccaaatgaccagaggtaagtcaattagcctaaacaggggcgaagcaccccctaactgcctATCCattgccgcagtgtggaataggcgaaaaaacggtcacagcAAGTgccgagactgccaaaaattcctattcagccccctaagggcgaccctcggtggcacactgaaagatagggagggtgggtgggtgttcactTTGATgtgtccagggcgaaaaggaggccctggagcctgcccagcccttttatagggctggcaggctccgccctggacaTGTCATCGGGTAGGCCGAAGCCACCCGAAGTTGGccaagatctcgcgaaatctcgcgagatctcggcctttcAAGATGGCCGCggtgccgagggccgtgtctccctggccctgccgcaaaacgAGCCAGGGATGAAGTCATCGGCAGGTATTCtttaagaaaatttatatggGCGCCCAATTCAGTCTCGGTGACTCCAAATAGCTTATAAGGATAAAACCCAATGCAGAAACTACTCCCCCAGACATGTCTGTCATATTTTGCCCAACACAATGTTTATTTAAATTAGTCAGTCAAAATGTCTCTGTGCTGCCTAGAgaatttatacagtggtacctcgagatatgagtttaattcgttccggacctgtgctcttaagtcgagcagctcttatctcgaacgacttttccccataggaattaatgtaaataattttaattggttccagccctcaaaaaattcacaaagttagtctaaattatgcaaaaatacatgtttttaatgaagaaacttgtaaactttcttaaacttttaaatttacatatgtacacagtagcctaatcatctgtttttgcctttttggctgcactttcacttggagcagctctttttgtaaaaaatgtgtccaatgacatctgcttttgcctgcttttcaaaatgttgcgAAAGTGAGTCAATGAGGTGTCATTGAAAAGTGCTGCTCTACGACTCGTGGCTACTTTCTCTGGGTGATTTTTTTCCACAAAACTGACAACGTTCTCCCATTGCGCTAGCATCGCTTTTATCTCACTGGTAGGAATGGCTTTCTGTGGTTCCTGCATCTCTTCCTCACTGCTGCTCATCTCTTGGGTCAGATCCGTCTGTTGCATCTCATGGAGCGCCTTCAGGTCCTCTGTAGAGAGCGGTTCTTCATGCTCTTCGACAAGCTCATTGATGTCACCCTCGTCTACCTCCAGACCCATACACTTACCGAGTGACACAATCTCCTCCAATGGGGTGTCAGTCTCGGTGATGTCCTCGGTCTCACCCTCGGGCTCAGCAGAGTCCCTTGGTGCAACAGCAGCAGGCCACAACTTCTTCCACGCCGAGTTCAGGTTTCGCCTTGACACTTCTTGCCAGGCAAGGTCAATGATGTTAAGGCAAGAAACGATGTTAAAATGATCCTTCCAAAACTCACGCAGTGTCAAGTTGGTGTTCTCTGTTACATCGAAACATCGGCGGAACAGATGCTTCGTGTACAGTTTCTTGAAGTTAGCTATGACCtgctgatccattggttgcaggattgaagtcgtgttgggtgggagaaagacaacCTTCACAAATTGAAATTCTTCAAGGATGTCGTCTTGAAGAGCAGGTGGGTGGCCTGGAGCATTGTCGAGCAGCAGTAAGGCTTGTAGGGGGAGTTCATTAGCCAGAAGATATTCCTTCACCGTAGGACCAAAAGCAAGATTTACCCAGTCCACAAAGAACTGCCTCATTACCCATGCCCTTGCATTGGAGCGCCACAGGACATGGAGTCTTTCCTTTAGGATTTTGTGCGTCTTGAACGCGCGAAGATTCTCTGAATGGTACACGAGAAGTGGCTTCACTTTACAGTCACCCGACGCGTTTGCACACAATGCAAGGGTTAGACGGTCCTTCATGGGCTTATGTCCTGGCAGGCTCTTTTCCTCGGCAGTAATGAAAGTCCTACggggcattttcttccaaaacagcccagtctcatcacagttaaagatctgttgagagacatagccttcttgttcaaccaggctagcaaaatgcacaacaaactcctccgctgccttgatgtctgcactcgctgcctccccatgccgaaccactgagtgaatgccacttctttttctgaaccTGTCAAACCACCCATGGCTTGCCTTGAACTCATCTGGATCTCCCGACGAGGATGGTTCATTGCTCTTCAGATCGGCGAATATCGCACGAGCCTTCTCGCTGATGACCGCCTCTGTTATTGTATCTCCGgccagctccttttcttttatccaaattagcaataacctctccatctcttcatgaACAGACGTCCTGAGTTCGGAAATTATTGTCGCTCCTTTTGCTGGTTTAACACCTTTAAGGATGTCCTTCTGCTTCAGGATTGTACAGATGGTGGATGTGCTGCGTTGGAACTTCCTCGCAAGGTCAACAACACGAGTCCCTTTTTCGTGCAAATTAATGATCTCCTGCTTCGCTTCTATGgatatcatcatcttcttcttcttctcagcggccttttttggagccatcctCGCTCTAAACACTGACACCACCGAGACAACTGGAAGCCAACTAGGAAGTTCGGCTCCTATCCCGAATTTGCCTGCAACCAGAAAAATTAAAATCAGCCAAGTAAGAAAGTTTTAATGCCAACACTTAGAAGGTCCTATTGGTCAGCACTTTGGCCCACAAGCCTATTTGCTCCTTCTGGGGGAAGCCTCTGACCATCCTTTGATAGgactagaattagagaaagtgGATGTAGAAATCCTATTTATTCTATGGTCTCAGAAATGGAGTGCAGAATGAATAAATCATTAAAGCTGATGTTTCTTCTGACCTTGCTAGGCCAAGTCAGGAAATGTAGACATTACAAGAacttaataagatgataagctgagagcttcccttcccttcctctttttacccaaaacaatcaacatggcaaactttcaacttctctgccacccaatcctgtaggacagaggtccccaaccttttttgcaccagggaccggctttaagctagaccagttttccatggcccggtggtggtggggagctagctgtcagtggcgccgtaaaaggggcgatcaagagaggaatgggtgaatgaatggacggagggtgggtgggaaggaaggaaggaaagagggaagggacaggaacagaggaaggaagcaaggaaacttatgaaaggggagagtaagagaggaaggagtgaaagaagggaatgagggaggaaagaagggagaaaggaaaaggaaagcaagaaatggagggaggaaaggaaggaaggaaggagagaaagaaagagaaagaaagaaagcaagagaaagaaagaagaatgaaagagcaagagagaaaaagaaagagagaaagaaagaaagaaagagaaagaaagaagaaagcaagagaaagaaagaagaatgaaagagagaaaaagaaagagagaaagaaagaaaggagaaagaaagaagaatgaaagagcaagagagaaaaagaaagagagaaagaaagaaagaaggagaaagaaagaagaatgaaagagcaagagagaaaaagaaagagagaaagaaagaaagcaaaagaaagaagaatgaaagagaaagaaagaatgaaagataaagaaagaagaatgaaagagaaagaaagaagaatgaaagagcaagagagaaaaagaaagaagaatgaaagaagaatgaaagagagaaaaagaagaatgaaagagaaagaaagaagaatgaaagagagaaaaagaaagagagaaagaaagaaagaaggagaaagaaagaagaatgaaagagcaagagagaaaaagaaagagagaaagaaagaagaatgaaagagagaaaaagaaagagagaaagaaagaaagcaaaagaaagaagaatgaaagagaaagaaagaattaaagagaaagagagaaaaagaagaatgaaagagaaagaaagaagaatgaaagataaagaaagaagaatgaaagataaagaaagaagaatgaaagagaaagaaagaagaatgaataaagagagaaagaaaggcaacttcaaagaaaggctcactgagcatctctcactctctctcgctttctctcccccctctccctttccctccctctttctcttccttccttcccttctttctctctctccatccctcgccctctgacttccctcccttgctgctgaagggacgagcgcgggcacgaacgcgcgcgggggccgctagaagaagggtttttttgcttccccccccgcgtctcgcagcgaaagtgccccgggtttttttgcttattttttcttgcttattttttcccgcctctcgcagcgaaagtgccccggtttttttgcttatcttttcttgcttattttttcccgcctctcgcagcgaaagtgccccgggtttttttgcttattttttcttgcttattttttcttgcttattttttcccgcctctcgcagcgaaagtgccccgggtttttttgcttattttttcttgcttattttttcttgcttattttttcttgcttattttttcttgcttattttttcttgcttattttttcccgcctctcgcagcgaaagtgccccgggtttttttgcttattttttcttgcttattttttcttgcttattttttcccgcctctcgcagcgaaagtgccccggtttttttgccccccccccccgcccgcctctcgcagcgagtgcttgtCCGGATGTTTttttgccacccccccccccgcccgcctctcgcagcgagtgcttgtccgggcgttttttttgcccccccccgcccgcctcccgggcgttttttttgccaccccccccgcccgcctctcgtagcgagtgcttgtccgggcgttttttttgccacccccccgcccgcctctcgcagcgagtgcttgtccgggcgtttttttttgccacccccccccgcccgcctctcacagcgagtgcttgtccgggcgtttttttttgccacccccccccgcccgcctctcgcagcgagtgcttgtccgggcgtttttttttgccccccccgcccgcctcccgggcgtttttttttgccacccccccgcccgcctctcgtagcgagtgcttgtccgggcgttttttttgccaccccccccgcccgcctctcgcagcgagtgcttgtccgggcgtttttttttgccaccccccccgcccgcctctcacagcgagtgcttgtccgggcgtttttttttgccacccccccccgcccgcctctcgcagcgagtgcttgtCCGGGCAGTTTTTTTGCCACCCCCACCACCCGCTTctccacccccagcagaagccaaggactcaccaagagctggatactgagaagagccgggctggtttgctttgcttccgagctgatgcagagccgaataaagcgtcacgcccccctgacgcttttggcggcaaaagagcccagcatcgcttcggaagccgccgaaagcgtcagaggggcgtgacgctttattcggctctgcatcagctcggaagcaaagcaagccagcccggctcttctcggctcgtatcccgaatggaagctcgtgagtcgagcaaaaatttctctactctcccagctcgtatctcgagtagctcgtaagtagagctgctcgtatgtcggggttccactgtattatggCTTTTACAGaacctatttttttttgttttcttaaaaGTAAAATTTTAGTTATTTTCCTAATTTTTGTTTGAAGGTTTCTTGTTTTAGAATTGACTTTTTGCATGTCCAGGATAGTTTTAATGCGTTAGGGTCCGAAGCAAGATTAGTTTCTATCTCTATATTAGCTATTTGAGTATTTATTTCTATCTAGCCTTGATCAAGATTTTTGACTATTAGAATAGTAAGTAAATTTTTTGGTTTGGGGGTTCCTCTCTCTCCAAGCGTGTTTTAGCTTAAATTCTTTAATTATTTCAAAGAAGGCTTTTGGtaagatttttttcctttgtttttgtaGCCCCCCATTTTTGTAGTCATATTCTCTACTAATTATTCAATTGAAATCTCCCATCAGACATAAATTCTCATTTGGGAATTCCCTAACTTTgttatgtaattttttataaaaattttcttgGGCTTCATTGGGTGTATATACATTAACCAAGGTTATTGCCTCTTGATTTTTTTGAATTTCTACAATTAGTATTCTTCCCtctaaatttttatatttttacagaACCTAATTTAGTGAGCATCCATTGGTCAGAGATCTTGCTTTGCCGTGCTGGGTCTTAATAGTATATCTCTTTCCTTCATACAGTGACTTATCAGTggttgaggttttttttaaattcctaagGGTACAATTTAATGCAGAATGGGTTCCTTCAAAATAGAAAAGCTATCTTGTAATACCTCTAGTCCATAAAGTTTTATTAGAAGAGTTTgccattatttatatattttctctaATGGACATCATTCTATGGAAACATTGCCAGATATGGGGTGATCAGACTGATGTTCAAGGATAATAGTTCTTACAAAAGGTGAAATGTCTGAGGAAAAGCTAAGGGGGAGCctgtttctgtttttattgtttcaACCTTCAGTCTATGCCTGGCGGTTTGACATCTCAGGTAGAGTAATAAAATCTCCAAGTAGAATTGAGTGAAACTTGGAGAATGATACTGAATGGTCATGGAGAGCTTTTATAAGTCTCCATTGTAGCTTGTTATTCACTTCATTGAGAAGATAACACACATTTTACAAAACCTGCTTTGTTTTGGTGAGTTCATTACCTATTGTATATCTGGGCAATAAACATTCTGCTTCGTGTACACTGAATGGttcaatataaataaaagtaaataccaTGAGAGACATTTCTGAACAACATCTGTGTTCCTCTGCTTGTCAgtaaaacacacatgcacacattttaaacagaaaaatggaaactatCAAGTTGAAGAGCATATTTGCTCAAGCAATTTGCTCTAAGACTAATATTTAAGGGTCAAGATTAAGCTGGGGAGGATGTATTTCCTAGCTcctttctcactttttcttttccttaaatTTCTTGCACCTCTCCTCAGTTATTTTAACTTGTGCTTGTATTTCACATGTTAAATGCTTACACAGTGGTCATTTCAGGcctatttaaagtgttggtaTATATGTCCTACCAGTTAGTATTAATAATAGCTACTATTAAAGGGCACACAACACCAATGTACTGTTAAGATCATTGtgggaaatgaaaaagaaagaaggatccAAGAAGGAAGGTACTTAATCCAATATAATCTAACAGGGAAAAGCTTTGCATATTTACTTACAAATATTAAATGCAGTATGGCCTGCTTTCTTCTGTAAAGTAATGTGGGACGCCTCCCTAcacaaagaatgaaatattttgggatatatttaaaaaaggcaggataaaatattttcccagaggagaaataaaaacaaatcttaaGGGAGGCAGAAACCTACCCCAGTTTCCCTGCCTCAAGCAGAAATGCAGATCTGGTAatccattcagaaagactggGTCAAGATAGAAACTCAGATAAGCAACAAACAAAAAGTTGACAAAGTTAGTTCAGACGAAAacctaggatttgcatttccccttttgcctatagagccagctatgatGCCTACATGACTCCATAGAAATTCAGAAGGTCTAAAAACCCATCCACTCTCAATTACATTTTGTCAGCTTCCTAGAACCACAAACCCTGATGATTCTGTTCACCGGTAAATTGaccttctttccaatcagcctccagcctccattgctttccagcatctttctcccagcttgggactgaaccagatggattttccttCCAACGCTTACATAGTGAATAAATCTAATCTACACTTTCTTTCTGTGCCCACCAATATATTTTCAGGTTTAAATGATAGTTTAGACTGCTGCTAGCTCTTAATTTGCTGAAAAATATATTTGTCTTGGGAAAGAAAGTCTCTGTCTTTCAACTCAATTTCTTTCAGAAGATTGTGGGACAGGCTAAATAATTGTAATTCTACAACTTTAAATGAAATGTATCAAATGATAATAGAGGAAAATATCAGCACCTCC
This genomic window from Erythrolamprus reginae isolate rEryReg1 chromosome 1, rEryReg1.hap1, whole genome shotgun sequence contains:
- the LOC139170503 gene encoding tigger transposable element-derived protein 1-like, translated to MAPKKAAEKKKKMMISIEAKQEIINLHEKGTRVVDLARKFQRSTSTICTILKQKDILKGVKPAKGATIISELRTSVHEEMERLLLIWIKEKELAGDTITEAVISEKARAIFADLKSNEPSSSGDPDEFKKMPRRTFITAEEKSLPGHKPMKDRLTLALCANASGDCKVKPLLVYHSENLRAFKTHKILKERLHVLWRSNARAWVMRQFFVDWVNLAFGPTVKEYLLANELPLQALLLLDNAPGHPPALQDDILEEFQFVKVVFLPPNTTSILQPMDQQVIANFKKLYTKHLFRRCFDVTENTNLTLREFWKDHFNIVSCLNIIDLAWQEVSRRNLNSAWKKLWPAAVAPRDSAEPEGETEDITETDTPLEEIVSLGKCMGLEVDEGDINELVEEHEEPLSTEDLKALHEMQQTDLTQEMSSSEEEMQEPQKAIPTSEIKAMLAQWENVVSFVEKNHPEKGQGDTALGTAAILKGRDLARFREILANFGVLERLDELEQWRSGAVPGAAIDQVPAALGSDPAAAQAGQMTPFGRQAPAGPMAAFPGPAQLGPPWMSSTPYGTGRYGHSRFLLRCRRRPALPRCPGRVLRGYLRCQVNIVSLVKPRLIDGDVGMGHYNPT